One Eleginops maclovinus isolate JMC-PN-2008 ecotype Puerto Natales chromosome 22, JC_Emac_rtc_rv5, whole genome shotgun sequence DNA segment encodes these proteins:
- the pik3ap1 gene encoding phosphoinositide 3-kinase adapter protein 1 isoform X1 produces MEDPVSSLKSAKPESASAHELLILHTSDAQEWATYMHQILKSSKKIPKRSILLHAIDPAQQLHGYDFENFQSYKCIVLLLTGALLDLLYDPELQQALESLLHPPHKVVALLCGVAEDDVLLECFQDWPRWRKLYTDDEPAVYVSTIMESITDSGRVEAEQESESLAVAAAELHITAASSTESPDTGETEESVSGEQQKTVLKHEGDVGMGNSTREELGTPTHLTCLTVQPNRVLCGEPERLFIIFTHKLDEGCVPEVEFSSDNMAAKRVPGTLENEYTITVSAPDLPAGVVSLTMYTDQSCVSLKSVTYYTNMGEVSQYIENATDPVDFICQAFNLTTNATESLDNMLTDSLKSRMPATGLQLFGIRQIEEDNMEAYQRDEELPTLLHFAAKYGLKKLTTVLLQCPGALQAYSVMNKSGDYPNTLAEKSGFSDLRQFMDEFVETADMLKSHIEDSINTEEPADVYEMMSNPQDIMMKYSGCPEDIYESMLGIDPDCVEDLYEVMNPEEAMLRKFFEVRRHASENTYIKEYLKGEEEEKDNPTDFVPIEEEEDPYDLCPEDIYDTVDTNPAVMNRPPAPIPRPESACDLEKPMTVISRVFSDKATSQTAAMESGCPAARPAEDAPLPVYDPYAGMKTPGQRQLISLQERVKVGEITVDEAVQEFKTWQFDHERRSGSIRYQQENLKRLRDSITRRHKEREKSGKELDYEISAPLQRNLYWGSGVTLECSVYEPTPRLMGPPPPVAPPIQRGGWKTGSTSSTSSTESNRLSTHSTISYSSGTEPEFEDMVENLPPPSRPLRSSNASPLAPPRIPPRVPERMLENVLHERYISCPTRAVPQRPTQRHTNSAPPVPRRLR; encoded by the exons ATGGAAGATCCCGTCTCAAGTTTAAAATCAG CAAAACCTGAATCGGCTTCAGCACATGAGCTGTTAATTCTGCACACATCTGATGCACAGGAATGGGCGACATATATGCATCAGATCTTAAAATCCTCAaagaaaatccccaaaagaTCTATTTTGCTGCATGCAATCGACCCAGCTCAGCAGCTCCACGGATATGACTTTGAAAACTTCCAAAGCTACAAGTGCATCGTGCTGCTGCTCACAGGAGCGCTCCTGGACTTGCTGTATGACCCTGAACTGCAGCAAGCGCTTGAGAGTCTGCTTCACCCTCCACACAAAGTGGTGGCGCTGCTGTGTGGCGTGGCAGAGGATGACGTGCTGCTGGAGTGCTTCCAAGACTGGCCGAGATGGAGAAAACTGTACACTGACGACGAGCCAGCTGTCTACGTCTCCACCATTATGGAGTCCATCACTGACA GTGGGCGAGTGGAGGCGGAACAAGAAAGTGAAAGCTTAGCTGTGGCTGCAGCGGAGTTGCACATCACAGCAGCTTCGTCGACCGAAAGTCCCGACACTGGTGAAACAGAGGAATCAGTGTCAGGAGAACAACAAAAGACTGTTCTGAAACACGAAGGAGATGTGGGCATGGGGAATTCAACAAGGGAGGAACTTGGTACACCAACAcatctcacctgtctcaccgTTCAACCAAACAGAGTTCTGTGCGGG GAACCAGAGAgactttttatcattttcacacataaaCTAGATGAAGGGTGTGTACCGGAGGTGGAGTTTTCATCTGACAATATGGCTGCAAAAAGAGTCCCTGGCACTTTGGAGAATGAATACACTATAACTGTTTCTGCTCCTG ATCTGCCTGCTGGAGTGGTGTCACTCACCATGTACACTGACCAGTCCTGTGTCAGCTTGAAGTCTGTTACTTATTATACCAATATGGGAGAAGTTAGTCAGTATATTGAAAATGCTACTGATCCTGTTGACTTCATCTGCCAG GCCTTCAACTTGACAACCAATGCAACTGAATCACTGGACAACATGCTTACTGACTCGTTAAAATCCAGGATGCCGGCAACTGGTCTTCAGCTGTTTGGAATAAGACAGATAGAAGAAGACAACATGGAAGCAT ATCAGCGTGATGAGGAGCTTCCCACGCTGCTCCACTTCGCTGCTAAATACGGCCTGAAGAAGCTGACCACCGTTCTGCTTCAGTGTCCTGGGGCTCTGCAGGCTTACAGCGTGATGAATAAGTCTGGAGACTACCCAAACACACTGGCAGAGAAGAGCGGCTTCTCTGATCTCAGACAGTTCATGGATGAATTTGTT GAGACAGCGGACATGCTCAAGTCTCATATCGAGGACTCCATCAACACAGAGGAGCCTGCAGATGTGTATGAGATGATGTCCAACCCTCAAGATATCATGATGAAGTACTCTGGGTGCCCAGAGGACATATATGAGTCCATGCTGGGGATTGACCCTGATTGTGTAGAGGACTTAT ATGAAGTGATGAACCCAGAGGAAGCAATGCTTAGGAAGTTCTTTGAAG TAAGACGACATGCCAGTGAAAACACTTACATCAAGGAGTACCTtaaaggggaggaagaggaaaaagacaaTCCTACTGACTTCGTTCCAattgaagaagaggaggaccCTTACGATCTTTGCCCGGAGGATATCTATGACACTGTAGATACAAATCCAGCCGTCATGAATCGTCCCCCAGCCCCAATCCCCAGACCAGAGTCCGCATGTGATCTTGAAAAGCCTATGACTGTCATCTCAAGAG TATTTTCAGATAAAGCTACGTCCCAGACTGCTGCGATGGAAAGTGGATGTCCTGCAG CTCGGCCTGCGGAGGACGCTCCTCTTCCTGTTTACGACCCCTACGCTGGGATGAAGACGCCTGGACAGAGACAGTTGATATCCCTGCAGGAGAGGGTGAAGGTGGGGGAGATTACTGTGGATGAGGCCGTCCAAGAGTTCAAGACCTGGCAGTTTGACCATGAGCGGAGGTCCGGCTCCATACGCTATCAGcag gaaaatcTGAAGAGATTGCGAGACAGCATCACCAGACgtcacaaagagagagaaaagagtggAAAAGAGCTCG ATTATGAGATAAGTGCCCCGCTGCAGAGGAACCTATACTGGGGGTCCGGTGTGACGTTAGAGTGTTCTGTGTACGAGCCCACACCCAGATTGATGGGGCCCCCtcctccagtggctccacctATCCAAAGAGGGGGCTGGAAGACAGGAAGCACGTCCAGCACATCCA GTACGGAGAGCAACAGACTCAGCACTCACAGCACCATCAGCTACAGCAGCGGCACCGAGCCTGAGTTTGAG gaCATGGTAGAAAATCTCCCTCCTCCATCACGACCTCTGAGGTCATCGAATGCATCGCCCTTAGCTCCGCCTAGGATTCCTCCACGGGTCCCAGAGAG gaTGCTAGAGAACGTGCTGCATGAGCGCTACATATCCTGCCCGACTCGAGCAGTTCCTCAAAGACCgactcaaagacacacaaactcagCACCTCCCGTACCTCGGCGCCTGCGGTGA
- the pik3ap1 gene encoding phosphoinositide 3-kinase adapter protein 1 isoform X2 produces the protein MHQILKSSKKIPKRSILLHAIDPAQQLHGYDFENFQSYKCIVLLLTGALLDLLYDPELQQALESLLHPPHKVVALLCGVAEDDVLLECFQDWPRWRKLYTDDEPAVYVSTIMESITDSGRVEAEQESESLAVAAAELHITAASSTESPDTGETEESVSGEQQKTVLKHEGDVGMGNSTREELGTPTHLTCLTVQPNRVLCGEPERLFIIFTHKLDEGCVPEVEFSSDNMAAKRVPGTLENEYTITVSAPDLPAGVVSLTMYTDQSCVSLKSVTYYTNMGEVSQYIENATDPVDFICQAFNLTTNATESLDNMLTDSLKSRMPATGLQLFGIRQIEEDNMEAYQRDEELPTLLHFAAKYGLKKLTTVLLQCPGALQAYSVMNKSGDYPNTLAEKSGFSDLRQFMDEFVETADMLKSHIEDSINTEEPADVYEMMSNPQDIMMKYSGCPEDIYESMLGIDPDCVEDLYEVMNPEEAMLRKFFEVRRHASENTYIKEYLKGEEEEKDNPTDFVPIEEEEDPYDLCPEDIYDTVDTNPAVMNRPPAPIPRPESACDLEKPMTVISRVFSDKATSQTAAMESGCPAARPAEDAPLPVYDPYAGMKTPGQRQLISLQERVKVGEITVDEAVQEFKTWQFDHERRSGSIRYQQENLKRLRDSITRRHKEREKSGKELDYEISAPLQRNLYWGSGVTLECSVYEPTPRLMGPPPPVAPPIQRGGWKTGSTSSTSSTESNRLSTHSTISYSSGTEPEFEDMVENLPPPSRPLRSSNASPLAPPRIPPRVPERMLENVLHERYISCPTRAVPQRPTQRHTNSAPPVPRRLR, from the exons ATGCATCAGATCTTAAAATCCTCAaagaaaatccccaaaagaTCTATTTTGCTGCATGCAATCGACCCAGCTCAGCAGCTCCACGGATATGACTTTGAAAACTTCCAAAGCTACAAGTGCATCGTGCTGCTGCTCACAGGAGCGCTCCTGGACTTGCTGTATGACCCTGAACTGCAGCAAGCGCTTGAGAGTCTGCTTCACCCTCCACACAAAGTGGTGGCGCTGCTGTGTGGCGTGGCAGAGGATGACGTGCTGCTGGAGTGCTTCCAAGACTGGCCGAGATGGAGAAAACTGTACACTGACGACGAGCCAGCTGTCTACGTCTCCACCATTATGGAGTCCATCACTGACA GTGGGCGAGTGGAGGCGGAACAAGAAAGTGAAAGCTTAGCTGTGGCTGCAGCGGAGTTGCACATCACAGCAGCTTCGTCGACCGAAAGTCCCGACACTGGTGAAACAGAGGAATCAGTGTCAGGAGAACAACAAAAGACTGTTCTGAAACACGAAGGAGATGTGGGCATGGGGAATTCAACAAGGGAGGAACTTGGTACACCAACAcatctcacctgtctcaccgTTCAACCAAACAGAGTTCTGTGCGGG GAACCAGAGAgactttttatcattttcacacataaaCTAGATGAAGGGTGTGTACCGGAGGTGGAGTTTTCATCTGACAATATGGCTGCAAAAAGAGTCCCTGGCACTTTGGAGAATGAATACACTATAACTGTTTCTGCTCCTG ATCTGCCTGCTGGAGTGGTGTCACTCACCATGTACACTGACCAGTCCTGTGTCAGCTTGAAGTCTGTTACTTATTATACCAATATGGGAGAAGTTAGTCAGTATATTGAAAATGCTACTGATCCTGTTGACTTCATCTGCCAG GCCTTCAACTTGACAACCAATGCAACTGAATCACTGGACAACATGCTTACTGACTCGTTAAAATCCAGGATGCCGGCAACTGGTCTTCAGCTGTTTGGAATAAGACAGATAGAAGAAGACAACATGGAAGCAT ATCAGCGTGATGAGGAGCTTCCCACGCTGCTCCACTTCGCTGCTAAATACGGCCTGAAGAAGCTGACCACCGTTCTGCTTCAGTGTCCTGGGGCTCTGCAGGCTTACAGCGTGATGAATAAGTCTGGAGACTACCCAAACACACTGGCAGAGAAGAGCGGCTTCTCTGATCTCAGACAGTTCATGGATGAATTTGTT GAGACAGCGGACATGCTCAAGTCTCATATCGAGGACTCCATCAACACAGAGGAGCCTGCAGATGTGTATGAGATGATGTCCAACCCTCAAGATATCATGATGAAGTACTCTGGGTGCCCAGAGGACATATATGAGTCCATGCTGGGGATTGACCCTGATTGTGTAGAGGACTTAT ATGAAGTGATGAACCCAGAGGAAGCAATGCTTAGGAAGTTCTTTGAAG TAAGACGACATGCCAGTGAAAACACTTACATCAAGGAGTACCTtaaaggggaggaagaggaaaaagacaaTCCTACTGACTTCGTTCCAattgaagaagaggaggaccCTTACGATCTTTGCCCGGAGGATATCTATGACACTGTAGATACAAATCCAGCCGTCATGAATCGTCCCCCAGCCCCAATCCCCAGACCAGAGTCCGCATGTGATCTTGAAAAGCCTATGACTGTCATCTCAAGAG TATTTTCAGATAAAGCTACGTCCCAGACTGCTGCGATGGAAAGTGGATGTCCTGCAG CTCGGCCTGCGGAGGACGCTCCTCTTCCTGTTTACGACCCCTACGCTGGGATGAAGACGCCTGGACAGAGACAGTTGATATCCCTGCAGGAGAGGGTGAAGGTGGGGGAGATTACTGTGGATGAGGCCGTCCAAGAGTTCAAGACCTGGCAGTTTGACCATGAGCGGAGGTCCGGCTCCATACGCTATCAGcag gaaaatcTGAAGAGATTGCGAGACAGCATCACCAGACgtcacaaagagagagaaaagagtggAAAAGAGCTCG ATTATGAGATAAGTGCCCCGCTGCAGAGGAACCTATACTGGGGGTCCGGTGTGACGTTAGAGTGTTCTGTGTACGAGCCCACACCCAGATTGATGGGGCCCCCtcctccagtggctccacctATCCAAAGAGGGGGCTGGAAGACAGGAAGCACGTCCAGCACATCCA GTACGGAGAGCAACAGACTCAGCACTCACAGCACCATCAGCTACAGCAGCGGCACCGAGCCTGAGTTTGAG gaCATGGTAGAAAATCTCCCTCCTCCATCACGACCTCTGAGGTCATCGAATGCATCGCCCTTAGCTCCGCCTAGGATTCCTCCACGGGTCCCAGAGAG gaTGCTAGAGAACGTGCTGCATGAGCGCTACATATCCTGCCCGACTCGAGCAGTTCCTCAAAGACCgactcaaagacacacaaactcagCACCTCCCGTACCTCGGCGCCTGCGGTGA